One window of Rhizobium leguminosarum genomic DNA carries:
- a CDS encoding COG4315 family predicted lipoprotein: MKSVKLLFAVAAAALAATAAFAATPVKEVESAKGKVLAGKDGMTLYTFKKDAKGVSNCNDDCAKNWPPLMAAGGAKADGAYSIIDRKDGTKQWAKDGLPLYYFVKDKKMGDITGDGVGGNWSLAKP; this comes from the coding sequence CGCCGTGGCGGCTGCCGCCCTTGCCGCCACCGCTGCTTTCGCAGCCACTCCAGTCAAGGAAGTCGAATCCGCCAAGGGTAAGGTTCTCGCCGGCAAAGACGGCATGACCCTCTACACCTTCAAAAAGGACGCCAAGGGCGTTTCCAACTGCAACGACGATTGCGCCAAGAACTGGCCGCCGCTGATGGCCGCTGGCGGTGCCAAGGCTGATGGTGCATATTCGATCATCGATCGCAAGGATGGCACGAAGCAATGGGCCAAGGACGGCTTGCCGCTCTATTACTTTGTCAAGGACAAGAAGATGGGCGACATCACCGGCGATGGCGTCGGCGGCAACTGGAGCCTTGCCAAACCTTGA
- a CDS encoding RNA polymerase sigma factor → MKTPAPESFEGQILALLPSLRRYSRSLTRSDADGEDLLQDCVEKVLARRGQWRGLNLRGWVLTIITNLYRNGRRGKAREAAVEIDAAGDIAAPEPPPDPLERARLANALNSLSEEYRAVLMLVVIEGYTYSEVAAALDIPIGTVMSRLSRARQRVAERLKADNIITLRRPK, encoded by the coding sequence GTGAAAACACCCGCACCGGAAAGTTTCGAGGGCCAGATCCTGGCCCTCCTCCCCTCGCTCCGGCGCTATTCGCGCAGCCTGACGCGCTCGGATGCCGATGGCGAGGATCTGCTCCAAGACTGTGTCGAGAAGGTGCTGGCGCGCCGTGGCCAATGGCGCGGCCTGAACCTGCGCGGCTGGGTCCTGACCATCATAACCAATCTCTACCGCAACGGCCGGCGCGGCAAGGCGCGCGAAGCCGCCGTTGAAATCGACGCCGCAGGGGATATCGCCGCACCCGAACCGCCGCCCGATCCGCTGGAGCGCGCCCGGCTCGCCAATGCGCTGAACAGCCTTTCGGAGGAATACCGCGCCGTGCTGATGCTCGTGGTCATCGAGGGATACACGTATAGCGAGGTGGCCGCAGCCCTCGACATCCCCATAGGCACCGTCATGTCCCGGCTGTCGCGCGCCCGCCAGCGCGTCGCCGAGCGGCTGAAAGCCGATAACATCATTACGCTTCGGAGACCGAAATGA